From a region of the Agrobacterium tumefaciens genome:
- the flgK gene encoding flagellar hook-associated protein FlgK yields the protein MSLMSAMNTAQSIFNNTGKQTEVTSKNIANVGNANYVKRTAILGTTMYGANIVTNGRAQNESLLRQTIASSSLASGQSTVLGGLEEMKSIFGGNDYESSPATYMSALLESLEGYAAKPSDSALAATAVTSAIDVANSLNKASQELQSIRLRADKEIVLQVDKLNSLLSDFETANNAVKGATASGRDPSDALDQRDALLKEISTIVGVSVVTRDNNDIALYTSQGTTLFETIPRKVTFTPQTAYDANTTGNSIFIDGVAVKAGDGSNTTAAGSLAGLLQIRDDYAPTMQSQLDETARGLITMFAEKPADSTSGLPDMPGLFTYGSPLATTIPADGTVSPGLAASITVNPALIISQGGNPELLRDGGINGTDYVINTSGTGGTGFSKLIDSYVTAFDAPMNFDASTRIDTNTSILKYGTNSMGWLEQERSGATSAYEAKSALYERSSTSYSNNTAVSLDEELSLLLDIEQSYKAATKLVSTIDEMLQSLMDMAR from the coding sequence ATGTCGCTCATGTCAGCAATGAATACTGCGCAGTCGATTTTCAATAATACGGGTAAGCAGACGGAAGTAACTTCGAAAAACATTGCCAATGTCGGCAATGCGAACTACGTCAAGCGAACCGCCATTCTTGGCACGACTATGTATGGTGCGAATATTGTCACCAATGGCCGTGCCCAGAATGAGAGCCTTCTTAGGCAGACAATCGCCAGCTCATCGCTCGCTTCGGGGCAGTCGACCGTTCTCGGTGGGCTCGAGGAGATGAAGAGCATTTTCGGTGGCAACGACTACGAAAGCTCGCCAGCAACCTACATGAGTGCGTTGCTGGAAAGCCTCGAAGGATACGCCGCCAAGCCAAGCGACTCCGCGCTGGCCGCGACGGCGGTAACGTCGGCCATTGATGTTGCCAACTCCCTGAACAAGGCTTCCCAGGAGCTGCAGTCAATTCGCCTGCGCGCCGACAAGGAAATCGTCCTTCAGGTCGACAAGCTCAACAGCCTTCTCTCCGACTTCGAGACTGCCAACAATGCGGTCAAGGGTGCAACGGCGTCTGGCCGTGATCCGAGCGATGCGCTAGATCAGCGTGATGCGCTTCTGAAGGAAATCTCCACGATCGTGGGTGTTTCCGTCGTGACGCGCGACAACAACGACATTGCTCTTTACACCTCGCAGGGTACCACTCTGTTCGAGACGATCCCGCGCAAGGTCACGTTTACGCCGCAGACGGCGTACGACGCGAACACGACAGGCAACTCGATCTTCATCGATGGCGTTGCGGTCAAGGCCGGTGATGGCAGCAACACCACGGCGGCGGGTTCGCTGGCCGGGCTTTTGCAGATCCGCGACGATTACGCGCCGACCATGCAGAGCCAGCTTGATGAAACGGCGCGCGGTCTTATCACCATGTTCGCTGAGAAGCCCGCCGACTCCACGAGCGGTCTTCCCGATATGCCGGGCCTCTTCACCTACGGTTCTCCGCTGGCAACGACCATTCCGGCTGATGGAACTGTATCGCCTGGCCTCGCAGCCAGCATTACCGTCAACCCCGCGTTAATTATTTCGCAAGGTGGCAACCCGGAATTGTTGCGTGATGGCGGTATTAACGGTACCGATTATGTCATCAATACTTCGGGCACGGGTGGAACCGGGTTTTCCAAGCTGATCGACAGCTATGTGACGGCCTTCGATGCACCGATGAACTTTGACGCGTCGACGCGTATCGATACCAATACCAGCATTCTGAAATACGGCACCAATTCAATGGGTTGGCTGGAACAGGAGCGGTCTGGGGCGACTTCGGCATACGAAGCAAAGAGTGCGCTTTATGAGCGTTCTTCCACGTCCTACTCGAACAACACCGCAGTCAGCCTGGATGAAGAACTCTCGCTGCTGCTGGATATCGAGCAATCCTACAAAGCCGCGACGAAACTGGTGAGCACCATCGACGAGATGCTTCAGTCGTTGATGGATATGGCGAGGTAA
- a CDS encoding flagellar hook-associated family protein, whose product MKTSFISSLAMQNSMRSTILKAQLEMTNLNTELTTGKHADIGLALGANTARSLDLNRDVARLTSIASVNSIATQRLEASQAALDSMAKAAQEIQSVLVPNTSAEPPTLSTVVQTISNAFNNFTSFANTAVNGEFLFSGINTDVKPVDDYFADDSKLKAAYNVELNAFMASQTPAVGNIADLSKEQVSEFMTHIEGVFAGTTTVTNPPHTDLTVGQDYDFWTTYGSQASDTNMTSRITQNEVVETSTNSNSEGMRYFAMTAITSMTFLDENVDSEIREMVATQSVTNINKAISGINQQQSKLGLSESRVSKANDALAAQKKIIETHLLDLEGIDTYEAKTRLDLLQQQIEIAYSLTSRLQQMSLVNYL is encoded by the coding sequence ATGAAAACGTCCTTCATTTCATCGCTGGCGATGCAGAACAGCATGCGCAGCACCATTCTCAAGGCTCAGCTTGAGATGACCAACCTCAACACCGAGCTGACAACGGGCAAGCATGCGGATATCGGTTTGGCGCTTGGCGCCAACACGGCGCGCAGCCTTGATCTCAACCGCGATGTCGCACGTCTGACATCGATTGCAAGCGTCAATTCCATCGCAACCCAGCGTCTTGAAGCGTCGCAGGCGGCACTCGACAGCATGGCCAAGGCCGCTCAGGAGATCCAGAGCGTTCTGGTGCCGAACACCAGCGCCGAACCTCCGACACTTTCGACGGTTGTGCAGACCATTTCGAACGCGTTCAACAACTTCACCAGCTTTGCCAACACGGCTGTGAATGGCGAATTCCTGTTCTCTGGCATCAACACCGACGTGAAACCGGTCGACGATTATTTTGCCGACGATTCGAAGCTGAAGGCTGCCTATAACGTCGAACTGAATGCGTTCATGGCGTCGCAGACGCCGGCAGTTGGCAACATTGCAGACCTGTCCAAGGAACAGGTCAGCGAGTTCATGACCCACATCGAAGGTGTATTCGCTGGCACCACGACGGTCACCAACCCGCCGCATACCGACCTGACGGTCGGCCAGGACTATGATTTCTGGACGACGTACGGTTCGCAGGCGAGCGACACGAACATGACCAGCCGTATCACTCAGAATGAGGTCGTGGAGACATCGACCAACAGCAATTCCGAGGGAATGCGTTATTTCGCGATGACGGCAATCACGTCCATGACCTTCCTGGACGAGAACGTTGACAGTGAAATTCGCGAAATGGTCGCTACGCAATCTGTCACGAACATCAACAAGGCCATCAGCGGCATCAATCAGCAGCAGAGCAAGCTCGGTCTCTCGGAAAGCCGTGTTTCCAAGGCAAATGATGCTCTGGCAGCCCAGAAAAAAATCATCGAGACCCATTTGCTGGATCTCGAGGGGATCGACACCTACGAGGCGAAAACCCGTCTCGATCTCCTCCAGCAGCAAATCGAAATCGCATACAGCCTCACGTCGCGTCTGCAGCAAATGAGTCTGGTAAACTATCTCTGA
- the flaF gene encoding flagellar biosynthesis regulator FlaF: MYQFSYAEIMEDGVADAKDRERQALTKSIDLLAEARDSTSQRHTIEALFYTRRVWIRFIEDLKQPDNQLATELRANLISIAIWILKECELIRKRQSKNFQGIIDVTTIIRDGLK; the protein is encoded by the coding sequence ATGTACCAGTTTTCCTACGCCGAAATCATGGAGGATGGTGTCGCCGACGCGAAGGATCGCGAGCGGCAGGCGTTGACCAAATCGATCGATCTGCTGGCAGAGGCAAGGGACTCGACCTCGCAGCGGCATACGATCGAGGCGCTGTTTTACACGCGCCGGGTCTGGATTCGCTTCATTGAAGATCTCAAGCAACCAGACAACCAGTTGGCAACCGAACTCAGAGCCAATCTGATTTCAATCGCAATCTGGATTTTGAAAGAGTGCGAACTGATCCGGAAGCGCCAGTCTAAGAACTTCCAGGGCATAATTGACGTGACAACCATCATCAGGGATGGACTGAAATGA
- the flbT gene encoding flagellar biosynthesis repressor FlbT, which yields MKSTLRISLKSGEKIFINGAVLRVDRKVALEFLNDVTFLLENHVLQPEQATTPLRQLYFIAQMILINPEGREQSTNMFRKSVSMLLNCFQHEEVLAELKRIDALVATGKAFEALKAIRGLYPIEEKILSNQEMAPATIEQIRKEIAPWR from the coding sequence ATGAAAAGTACACTTCGAATTTCGCTGAAATCGGGCGAAAAGATTTTCATCAACGGCGCAGTTCTGCGTGTTGACCGCAAGGTAGCGCTGGAATTCCTGAACGATGTCACGTTCTTGCTTGAAAACCACGTGTTGCAGCCTGAGCAGGCGACGACGCCGCTGCGTCAGCTTTACTTCATAGCGCAGATGATCCTCATCAACCCGGAAGGGCGCGAGCAGTCTACCAACATGTTCCGCAAGTCCGTGAGCATGCTGCTGAACTGCTTCCAGCACGAAGAGGTCCTGGCGGAACTCAAGCGTATCGACGCGCTGGTTGCGACCGGCAAGGCGTTCGAAGCGCTGAAGGCGATCCGCGGTCTCTACCCGATCGAGGAAAAAATCCTCAGCAATCAGGAAATGGCTCCCGCAACGATTGAACAGATTCGCAAGGAGATCGCACCATGGCGGTAG
- the flgD gene encoding flagellar hook assembly protein FlgD, with amino-acid sequence MAVDAVSSTASNPWANAGASSSDSSAASLNYDSFLKLLIAQMKNQDPTEPMDASAQMSQLASFSQVEQSIKTNTHLKSMLQAEALTRASDLVGKTVKSADDKVTGIVKEVEVYADGVIAITESGDKVLIQAGVTFSNTASSSTTTETESDTSTDS; translated from the coding sequence ATGGCGGTAGATGCAGTTAGTTCGACAGCGTCGAACCCCTGGGCCAACGCCGGGGCAAGCAGTTCCGACAGCAGCGCAGCGTCGCTGAACTACGACAGCTTCCTGAAGCTTCTGATCGCCCAGATGAAAAATCAGGACCCGACCGAGCCGATGGATGCGAGCGCGCAGATGTCGCAGCTCGCAAGCTTCTCGCAGGTCGAACAGTCGATCAAGACGAACACGCACCTGAAGAGCATGCTGCAGGCTGAAGCGTTGACGCGTGCATCTGATCTCGTAGGCAAGACCGTCAAGAGCGCCGACGACAAGGTGACGGGCATCGTCAAGGAAGTCGAAGTCTATGCGGATGGCGTGATCGCCATCACCGAATCCGGTGATAAGGTTCTGATCCAGGCGGGCGTCACCTTCTCCAACACTGCAAGCAGTAGTACAACAACGGAGACCGAATCGGACACTTCGACCGATTCCTGA
- the fliQ gene encoding flagellar biosynthesis protein FliQ → MNEADALDIMQAAVWTVLVAAGPAVLAAMVVGVVIAFIQALTQIQEMTLTFVPKIVTIMVVLGVAAPFVGAQISLFSNLVFSRIQSGF, encoded by the coding sequence ATGAACGAGGCCGATGCGCTTGATATCATGCAGGCGGCAGTCTGGACGGTTCTCGTCGCGGCCGGTCCCGCCGTTTTGGCGGCGATGGTCGTCGGCGTCGTCATCGCCTTTATTCAGGCTTTGACCCAGATCCAGGAAATGACGCTGACATTCGTACCGAAGATCGTCACGATCATGGTTGTTCTCGGGGTCGCCGCTCCCTTTGTCGGCGCTCAGATTTCACTGTTTTCCAATCTCGTCTTTTCGCGCATCCAGTCCGGCTTCTAA
- the flhA gene encoding flagellar biosynthesis protein FlhA: MAQPPVISLPKVSPSTRDIGFALGIITILCVLFLPIPVVMVDIGLAFSIAFSVLILMVALWIQRPLDFSSFPTVLLIATMIRLSLNIATTRVILTHGHEGHNAAGGVIAGFSSLVMSGDFVIGLIVFMILITVNFIVITKGATRIAEVGARFTLDAIPGKQMSIDADLSAGIIDEKEAQHRRRELEQESSFFGSMDGASKFVRGDAIAGLIITAINVFGGIIIGYFRHGMPIGEAADVFVKLSVGDGIVSQIPALIVSLAAGLLVSRGGTSGSTDQAVVNQLSGYPRALMVSAMLMGLLAVIPGLPFLPFITLGGIMAFGSWYIPRQTEAENALLREQEEKKVMQNSEAEKDSVKQVLKTSEIELALGKQVSTRLLGAHQELAFRVGKMRKKFATQYGFVVPEIKVSDDIMIPEKAYQIRVHGTTIASSNLRVGDVLVVTGAGRKPSIPGDEIREPAFGMPAVSILETFTEDLKREGFHPIDNVSVVLTHLSEVIRNNLPQLLSYKDVKILIDRLDPEYKKLADEICSSHMSYSGLQAVLKLLLAERVSIRNLHLILEAVAELAPHVRKTEQIVEHVRVRMSQQLCGDLADNGVLRVLRLGNKWDMVFHQALKRDAKGEIVEFDIDPRHLEEFSEQASKVIREFMDRGLPFVLVTSPETRSYVRMIIERLFATLPVLSHVELAKGLEIKILGAIS; the protein is encoded by the coding sequence ATGGCGCAACCACCAGTCATATCATTGCCGAAGGTAAGCCCGAGCACCCGGGATATCGGCTTCGCACTGGGTATCATCACGATCCTCTGCGTGCTGTTCCTGCCGATACCTGTGGTCATGGTGGATATCGGACTGGCGTTCTCCATCGCCTTTTCTGTTCTTATCCTGATGGTAGCCCTCTGGATTCAGCGGCCACTGGATTTCTCGTCCTTCCCGACGGTGCTGCTGATTGCGACGATGATACGATTGTCGCTGAACATTGCCACGACACGTGTGATCCTGACCCACGGGCATGAAGGCCACAATGCCGCCGGCGGTGTGATCGCCGGCTTCTCGAGTCTCGTCATGTCCGGTGACTTCGTCATCGGTCTGATCGTCTTCATGATCCTGATTACGGTTAACTTCATCGTTATCACCAAGGGCGCCACCCGTATCGCCGAAGTTGGCGCACGCTTCACCCTCGATGCGATCCCCGGCAAGCAGATGTCGATTGATGCCGACCTGTCCGCCGGCATCATCGATGAAAAGGAAGCGCAACACCGCCGCCGCGAACTTGAACAAGAGAGTTCGTTCTTCGGTTCGATGGACGGTGCGTCGAAATTCGTGCGCGGCGATGCGATCGCGGGCCTTATCATCACCGCGATCAACGTCTTTGGCGGCATCATCATCGGCTACTTCCGCCATGGCATGCCCATCGGCGAAGCGGCTGACGTGTTCGTCAAGCTGTCTGTTGGTGACGGTATCGTCTCGCAGATCCCGGCGCTGATCGTTTCTCTTGCTGCCGGCCTTCTGGTATCGCGCGGCGGCACGTCAGGGTCGACCGACCAGGCCGTTGTCAACCAGCTCTCCGGTTACCCGCGTGCGCTGATGGTCTCGGCTATGCTGATGGGCTTGCTCGCGGTCATTCCGGGCCTTCCCTTCCTGCCGTTCATCACCCTCGGCGGCATCATGGCCTTCGGTAGCTGGTATATTCCGCGCCAGACCGAAGCTGAAAATGCGCTGCTTCGTGAGCAGGAAGAAAAGAAGGTCATGCAAAACTCGGAAGCCGAAAAGGATTCCGTCAAACAAGTCCTCAAGACCTCCGAGATCGAACTGGCACTCGGAAAGCAGGTGTCCACGCGTCTGCTTGGTGCGCATCAGGAACTGGCCTTCCGTGTCGGAAAGATGCGCAAGAAATTCGCGACGCAGTACGGTTTCGTCGTACCCGAGATCAAGGTGTCCGACGACATCATGATTCCCGAAAAGGCTTACCAGATCCGTGTCCACGGCACGACGATCGCATCCAGCAATCTGCGTGTCGGTGATGTCCTCGTGGTAACGGGTGCGGGGCGGAAGCCAAGCATTCCTGGCGACGAGATTCGCGAGCCGGCTTTCGGCATGCCCGCAGTCTCGATCCTCGAAACCTTTACCGAGGATTTGAAGCGCGAAGGTTTCCATCCGATCGACAACGTATCCGTCGTTCTGACGCATTTGAGCGAAGTGATCCGCAACAACCTGCCGCAGCTTCTGTCCTACAAGGACGTGAAGATCCTCATCGACAGGCTGGACCCGGAATACAAGAAGCTTGCGGACGAGATCTGCTCCTCGCACATGTCTTACTCCGGCTTGCAGGCAGTGTTGAAGTTGCTGCTCGCCGAACGTGTTTCGATCCGCAATCTCCACCTCATCCTTGAAGCGGTTGCCGAACTTGCACCTCATGTTCGCAAGACCGAACAGATCGTAGAGCATGTCCGCGTTCGCATGTCGCAGCAGCTTTGCGGCGATCTGGCCGACAATGGCGTGTTGCGTGTCCTGCGTCTCGGCAACAAATGGGACATGGTGTTCCACCAGGCGCTGAAGCGCGATGCCAAAGGCGAAATCGTCGAGTTCGATATCGATCCGCGCCATCTGGAAGAGTTTTCCGAGCAGGCCTCCAAAGTTATCCGTGAATTCATGGACCGCGGACTGCCCTTTGTTCTTGTCACGTCGCCTGAAACGCGGTCCTATGTGCGCATGATTATCGAGCGACTCTTCGCGACCCTGCCGGTTCTTTCGCATGTCGAACTGGCAAAGGGGCTGGAGATCAAGATTCTGGGCGCCATTTCATGA
- the fliR gene encoding flagellar type III secretion system protein FliR: protein MITDPQGTIIALFLAICRIGACFMTMPGFSSSRIPGQIRILVCVAVTMALLPVLWGAIYPNVSGASQGTIVGLIFTEILIGAMYGLIARFYTLGLQFTGAIIGASIGFSAPGGADVIEDVQENQISNFITFGSLLVLFMLDFHHVVLRALVDSYTATPVGALISSQKMLITLTDTLRASTTIMLRLASPFIIYGLMFNVAVGLINKLAPQIPVYFISTPFVLAGGLFMLYLSVAALVRQFVDGFGPVFIGF from the coding sequence ATGATAACCGACCCGCAAGGGACAATTATCGCATTGTTCCTTGCAATTTGCCGTATCGGCGCCTGCTTCATGACCATGCCGGGCTTTTCCAGTTCGCGTATTCCCGGACAGATACGCATACTGGTCTGCGTTGCCGTGACGATGGCGCTGTTGCCGGTCTTGTGGGGAGCCATCTACCCAAATGTGTCAGGCGCAAGCCAGGGTACGATTGTCGGCCTGATCTTCACGGAAATTCTGATTGGTGCCATGTACGGCCTGATTGCGCGTTTTTACACGCTCGGCCTTCAGTTCACCGGTGCCATCATTGGTGCTTCGATCGGCTTCAGCGCGCCGGGCGGTGCTGATGTCATTGAAGATGTGCAGGAAAACCAGATATCGAATTTCATTACATTCGGTAGCCTGCTGGTTCTCTTCATGCTGGATTTCCACCATGTCGTTTTGAGAGCCTTGGTTGATTCCTATACGGCAACTCCGGTCGGGGCTTTGATCAGCAGTCAGAAGATGCTGATCACGTTGACGGATACGCTGCGTGCATCGACCACCATTATGCTGCGGCTCGCCAGCCCCTTCATCATCTACGGTTTGATGTTCAACGTTGCGGTCGGCCTCATCAATAAGCTCGCTCCGCAGATCCCCGTCTACTTCATTTCCACGCCCTTCGTTCTCGCGGGCGGATTGTTCATGCTTTATCTTTCCGTCGCAGCACTCGTCCGCCAGTTCGTGGACGGTTTCGGCCCGGTCTTCATCGGTTTTTGA
- a CDS encoding rod-binding protein: MAISVISDLVMDVVRAADPQQVQVAQEKLKANKAAFAATSLADAGKGFGAAVDVLDSAASKAGLGDTDIRAKRTEVPETYRKFEASVLQSFVSSMLPKETEDVYGKGNAGEIWKSMMAEQIADVISKEGGVGIAEQAYKDALRKVESKGLTDVSANDKDHNAAMRMVAEFERQVLGVSNETTDKA; this comes from the coding sequence GTGGCGATATCGGTAATTAGTGATCTGGTAATGGATGTGGTTCGCGCTGCCGACCCGCAACAGGTTCAGGTTGCCCAGGAAAAACTCAAGGCCAACAAGGCAGCTTTCGCCGCCACCAGCCTGGCCGACGCCGGCAAGGGTTTTGGCGCAGCTGTCGATGTGCTCGATTCGGCCGCCTCCAAGGCCGGTCTTGGCGATACTGACATTCGTGCCAAGCGCACGGAAGTTCCCGAGACCTATCGCAAGTTCGAAGCTTCGGTTCTTCAATCCTTCGTTTCCAGCATGCTGCCGAAGGAGACCGAGGATGTCTACGGCAAGGGTAACGCCGGCGAGATCTGGAAAAGCATGATGGCCGAACAGATTGCGGACGTCATTTCCAAGGAGGGCGGCGTCGGCATTGCCGAGCAGGCTTACAAGGATGCCTTGCGCAAAGTTGAGTCAAAGGGACTGACGGATGTTTCCGCAAACGACAAGGACCACAATGCCGCTATGCGCATGGTGGCCGAGTTTGAGCGGCAGGTTCTTGGCGTTTCCAATGAAACGACTGACAAGGCTTGA
- a CDS encoding flagellar basal body-associated FliL family protein: MLKLLLTGVWVCAVTLGAVYFSVQMATAPAPVDEAEAKKANLQLVKGESITIPVINDGGVNGYFLSRISLRVDKQKIAKIELPATQLVTDELFTLLAGSSMVNIANVSTFDPEAFKQHIREGLNGKLGEEIVEDVLIEQLDYLSKADIRAQTGNGSPRSIKIVEGEKVEAEPAAAAGH; encoded by the coding sequence ATGTTGAAACTTCTTCTTACCGGCGTTTGGGTTTGCGCGGTCACGCTTGGCGCGGTGTATTTCTCCGTTCAGATGGCGACTGCACCCGCGCCGGTGGATGAAGCGGAAGCGAAAAAGGCCAATCTTCAACTGGTGAAGGGTGAGAGCATCACCATTCCCGTCATCAACGATGGTGGCGTGAATGGATATTTCTTGAGCCGCATTTCGCTCCGGGTAGACAAGCAGAAGATCGCCAAGATCGAACTGCCTGCGACGCAACTCGTCACCGACGAACTCTTCACGTTGCTGGCCGGTTCCTCGATGGTCAATATCGCCAATGTGTCGACCTTCGATCCGGAGGCGTTCAAACAGCACATCCGTGAAGGCCTGAATGGCAAGCTTGGTGAGGAGATCGTCGAAGACGTTCTCATCGAGCAGCTCGACTACCTCTCAAAGGCCGATATCCGCGCTCAGACCGGCAATGGCTCCCCACGTTCGATCAAGATCGTCGAAGGGGAGAAGGTCGAGGCCGAACCTGCTGCTGCGGCGGGCCACTGA
- a CDS encoding teichoic acid biosynthesis protein has product MKRAESFASSGSQNQVYGLPVCDLDWTGALDLVNEKACVLEGYTFLSFLTREKAKRSQVEPNYREILESCLLLPQGKAMNAALRKQGQSMPSGMDEMSFVMALLTYMAIPKRIGVVGDNAAQVSETLARLRNHAPWHDFVMIHKAMPDTKVDVLLAGMLNEDQDEWLHAHVSRDTARVVIAVGPLFKILSSEMSGMPEIFRKLHMTWLYSLCAEPWHIAMGKH; this is encoded by the coding sequence ATGAAACGCGCTGAAAGTTTTGCATCGTCCGGATCGCAAAATCAGGTTTATGGGCTGCCTGTCTGCGATCTCGACTGGACCGGTGCGCTGGATCTCGTCAACGAGAAAGCCTGCGTGCTCGAAGGTTATACGTTTCTCTCCTTCCTGACACGCGAGAAAGCCAAGCGTTCGCAGGTCGAGCCAAACTACCGCGAAATTCTCGAAAGCTGTCTGCTTCTGCCACAGGGTAAGGCCATGAACGCGGCGTTAAGAAAACAAGGACAATCCATGCCCTCAGGCATGGACGAAATGTCTTTCGTTATGGCGCTGTTGACCTATATGGCGATACCGAAGCGCATTGGTGTCGTCGGTGACAACGCTGCTCAGGTCAGCGAAACACTTGCCCGTTTGCGCAACCATGCTCCCTGGCACGATTTTGTCATGATCCATAAAGCGATGCCCGATACCAAGGTTGACGTGCTTCTGGCGGGCATGCTGAACGAGGACCAGGACGAGTGGCTGCATGCACATGTCAGCCGTGACACGGCGCGTGTTGTCATCGCTGTCGGCCCGTTGTTCAAGATCCTGTCATCGGAAATGTCGGGCATGCCGGAGATTTTTCGAAAGCTGCACATGACGTGGCTTTATAGCCTGTGTGCCGAGCCCTGGCATATTGCCATGGGCAAACACTGA
- the folD gene encoding bifunctional methylenetetrahydrofolate dehydrogenase/methenyltetrahydrofolate cyclohydrolase FolD: MAVVIDGKAKAASVTEAVRISAEALEAATGAKPGLAVVIVGDDPASHAYVNSKSKMAKQCGFNSIQHTLPEETTQADLLSLVAELNADSTVHGILVQLPLPRHFDSEAVIQSILPEKDVDGLSVLNAGKLATGDLETGLISCTPAGAMLLARSIHGDDLSGLNAVVIGRSNLFGKPMGQLLLNANATVTMAHSRTKDLAAICKTADILVAAVGRPGMVKGDWVKPGATVIDVGINRIPAPEKGEGKSKLVGDVAYDEASAVAAAITPVPGGVGPMTIAMLMANTVIAAHRALGKTAPKF; this comes from the coding sequence ATGGCAGTTGTGATTGACGGTAAAGCGAAGGCGGCATCCGTAACCGAAGCGGTGCGCATTTCCGCGGAAGCTCTTGAAGCGGCCACTGGCGCCAAGCCGGGTCTTGCCGTTGTCATCGTCGGCGACGATCCTGCCAGCCATGCCTATGTGAACTCCAAGAGCAAGATGGCCAAGCAGTGCGGTTTCAACTCCATTCAGCATACGCTGCCGGAAGAAACGACGCAGGCCGATCTCCTTTCGCTCGTGGCCGAACTGAACGCCGATAGCACCGTTCACGGGATTCTGGTGCAATTGCCCTTGCCCAGGCATTTCGATTCGGAAGCCGTGATTCAGTCGATCCTGCCGGAGAAGGATGTGGATGGCCTGAGTGTGCTGAATGCGGGCAAGCTGGCTACAGGCGACCTTGAAACCGGGCTGATTTCCTGCACCCCGGCCGGCGCCATGCTGCTCGCACGCAGCATTCACGGTGACGACCTTTCCGGCCTGAACGCCGTGGTGATCGGTCGCTCCAACCTGTTCGGCAAGCCGATGGGACAACTGCTGTTGAACGCCAATGCCACGGTCACGATGGCGCACTCCCGTACCAAGGATCTCGCAGCCATCTGCAAGACGGCTGATATTCTTGTGGCAGCGGTTGGCCGTCCGGGCATGGTCAAGGGCGATTGGGTCAAGCCCGGTGCAACGGTTATCGATGTCGGTATCAACCGCATCCCAGCGCCTGAAAAAGGTGAGGGGAAATCGAAACTGGTTGGCGATGTTGCCTATGACGAGGCAAGTGCGGTTGCTGCCGCCATCACACCCGTACCGGGCGGTGTTGGTCCGATGACAATCGCCATGCTGATGGCAAACACTGTCATCGCTGCGCATCGCGCCCTGGGAAAGACGGCTCCAAAGTTCTGA